Proteins found in one Panicum hallii strain FIL2 chromosome 4, PHallii_v3.1, whole genome shotgun sequence genomic segment:
- the LOC112888443 gene encoding pentatricopeptide repeat-containing protein At3g29230-like, with the protein MLPHSRAALVRAIAACAGCREAQALHSLAWKLGLASDVVLATALLTRYAKRGLLSAAQRLFVEMPRRDVVACNAMLAALGAAGRAADARALFDRMADRTPASWNAMVTCYCRAGDLGSARRVFDASLRAGSSSVVSWNAMIDGYCKAGRMDAARDLFDRMGSTLPDVVTWNTMMAGYLHGGEPAAAIAMFHRLMHIHQQQQQEEEEHRPRPTTVTMATVVSACTQVGDFALGRQIHLQTRQQGTRVDAVLSNALMDMYFKCGSVDRALDVFRTMPCHPNLFCWNTVIAGLGMNGRGEDAVAAFRDMVDGARNRRQHEVKPDAVTFVALLSACSHSGLVAAGRKLFADMLPVHGVPPQTEHYGCVVDLLCRAGCVDEAARLVRAMPGRPNAKVLGSLLLLDARDPERQEGGVRLSEWAARRISEMDLGDGAAYGLSNVYASLQRWDRVEEHRRGVRAAVRHGKGTRRKQPGRACYDLASSCTN; encoded by the coding sequence ATGCTTCCGCACTCCCGCGCCGCCCTCGTCCGAGCGATCGCTGCGTGTGCCGGCTGCCGGGAAGCGCAGGCCCTCCACTCCCTGGCCTGGAAGCTGGGCCTCGCCTCCGACGTGGTCCTGGCCACCGCCTTGCTGACCCGTTACGCGAAGCGGGGTCTCCTGTCCGCCGCCCAGAGGCTGTTCGTCGAAATGCCGCGCAGGGACGTGGTCGCCTGCAACGCCATGCTCGCCGCGCTCGGCGCCGCCGGGAGGGCCGCCGACGCCCGGGCGCTGTTCGACCGAATGGCGGACAGGACCCCCGCCTCGTGGAACGCCATGGTCACGTGCTACTGCAGGGCCGGCGacctcggctcggctcggcgggTCTTCGACGCGAGCCTCCGCGCGGGGAGCAGCAGCGTCGTGTCGTGGAACGCGATGATCGACGGGTACTGCAAGGCCGGGCGGATGGACGCCGCGCGGGACCTGTTCGACCGTATGGGCTCCACGTTGCCGGACGTCGTGACGTGGAACACGATGATGGCCGGGTATTTGCACGGAGGGgaacccgccgccgccatcgccatGTTCCACCGTCTGATGCACATTCAtcagcaacagcagcaggaggaggaggaacacAGGCCGAGGCCCACCACGGTGACCATGGCCACCGTGGTGAGCGCGTGCACCCAGGTGGGGGATTTCGCCCTGGGCCGGCAGATCCATCTCCAGACCCGGCAGCAGGGGACACGGGTCGATGCCGTGCTGAGCAACGCCCTCATGGACATGTACTTCAAGTGCGGGAGCGTGGACCGCGCGCTCGACGTCTTCCGCACCATGCCTTGCCACCCGAACCTTTTCTGCTGGAACACGGTGATCGCGGGGCTCGGCATGAACGGCCGCGGCGAGGACGCCGTCGCCGCGTTCCGTGACATGGTCGACGGGGCGCGGAACCGACGGCAGCACGAGGTCAAGCCGGACGCGGTGACGTTCGTGGCGCTCCTGTCGGCGTGCAGCCACTCGGGGTTGGTGGCCGCGGGCCGGAAGCTCTTCGCCGACATGCTGCCGGTGCACGGCGTGCCGCCCCAGACGGAGCACTACGGGTGCGTGGTGGACCTGCTGTGCCGCGCGGGCTGCGTCGACGAGGCCGCGCGGCTCGTGCGGGCGATGCCCGGCCGCCCCAACGCCAAGGTGCTCGGAAGCCTCCTGCTGCTCGACGCCCGCGACCCGGAGCGGCAGGAGGGCGGCGTCAGGCTGAGCGagtgggcggcgcggcggatCTCGGAGATGGACCTCGGGGACGGCGCCGCGTACGGCCTGTCCAACGTGTACGCGTCCCTGCAGCGGTGGGACCGCGTCGAGGAGCACAGGAGGGGGGTGCGCGCGGCCGTGAGGCACGGCAAGGGCACTCGCCGCAAGCAGCCCGGCCGTGCTTGCTATGACCTGGCCAGCTCCTGCACGAATTGA